In Podarcis muralis chromosome 7, rPodMur119.hap1.1, whole genome shotgun sequence, the genomic stretch CCACCGCTGTGAGAAAGCCATGAATGCCAAGGGAGGAGACCCTTATGTCTGCCAGTGGTACAAAAGAGTGTACACGTCCCTTTGCCCCGTTTCTTGGGTATGTGAATGGAACTGAGCAGGGCTAAGGAATGTGTATGTGAAAGAGAAATGGGTGTCAGGGTAAATGGGCTTGATGGTGGTGTTTGGCACATTTCAGTGCTCTGTTATTTGACTGGAGGGGAGGTTCTGTGGACCATGGGCTGTTGGGTGAAGCCTCAGAGATGCAATAGATAGATGCTTAATGTGTGTCAGAAAACTTCAATCTGCTCAAAATGATAACCACCAAAACCTATTATTTTGCATAAAATTAATAATGTGAGCCTGATGTGTTGTGtgatgtgagccagtgtggtgtagtggttaagagcggtagtctcgtaatctggggaaccgggttcgcgtctctgctcctccacatgcagctgctgggtgaccttgggccagtcacacttctttgaagtctctcagccccactcacctcacagagtgtttgttgtgggggaggaagggaaaggagaatgttagctgctttgagactccttaaagggagtgaaaggcgggatatcaaatccaaactcctcttcttcttcttcccatatgTTTAGTTGTATGTGGCAAAAGAACAAGGAGGATATGTATTGATAAGTGATGGGTAATAAAAGAACATTACTGGAACTACTATTATTTTCATTGTTTTGCCTTGGGGACGTTTTCATGGACAAATTGCAAGGTCAAAATTTTCTTAAATATGAAGATAAGCTAGATAGCTATGCAGGAAACAAAAATATCACGTTGCGAACATTGCAACATTTTGTAGGCAACTCCCGCAAAACCCACAGAAGAAGACTATTACAATCTATAGTTATGAGGATTAGAAATGTGGTTTAATTTTCTACAAAGAAAGCTGCAGAATTCCATGTGAGGAGATCTGTAGTCTTAGTCACTTTGCCTCTGTTCTAGCCCAGAAGATATAATTAAAGAAGCCTATTGGTCTTTTGCAGGTCACTAGCTGGGATGAGCGCATAGAAGAGGGGACTTTTCCTGGCAAGATCTGATTGTCTTGCCCCTGCCAGTTGCTCCCTTTCTCATGACACTGTGGTGCTGCTGAGGTCCCCCCACCGAAATGTGGTGACTGAAGAATAGTCTGAAATAACGCTTTTTCTTTGTCATGCTGACTTGAGCGTCCAACATCATGTGACAGTGCACATTCTAATAAAAGGCATAAAAACCTGTGGCTATGGTTTGTGTTAAGATCGGCTGATTATGTGTGAATTTGTGGTATTGTTGCCAATGACTGGGGTGCTTCTCATAACGTGTAGGATACACGACTCATAATTTTCCGCAGCACCCCTCCTTGCTTTGCCATAAACCACCACCCCTCCACTTCCACTTGATAAGCAGTCTGGAATACTTTTGCACATGGAATTTCCTACTTGCTTGTTAGATTGGAGGCTGATCTGGCTACATCACAGTCCGCCTTCTCTTGCAGCTGGCCAGTTCCCACTTGGTGCTCATGATAAAATAATGTTCCGCAGGTTGTTTGGATATGTTGTAATAAGTTACCTGAGCAGATGACAAAAGTCCCTGAATTCTGTGCTTATGCAAGAGGCGGGAGCCTAGATAACACATTTTACACATGGGAGTTATTTTCCTGCTGGGCTTAAGGCCTGACTTCATCACTGCTGCTTTGGCACTGTAGCATAAGAGTCAACTCCTAGGAGCCAACGTCACTTCGGGCCCTCAATAAAAAATTTGGGGCCCAAGCCCTCCAAAGTTTATGGTTGTTGCCAATTAAATTGTGCACATGTGccgcatcttgtgattgattatgtggggagAGGCTTgcctgcccccccatattttattcaagttggcattctTGCACTAAGGTGATATTTTTCTCCCACTGTGAGAAGCCCTTCACctggacaaaaggaaaacattagGTAGTTGATTGCTAGGAAGCAAGCCCTACTCAGGGTGATTCAGATTGCTGTGTAAATATCTGTAGGGCTGCATTGCAAAGTGACAGACCTATGTACATTTACTATTGAACTCTGGattttgcttctgaataaacacacaAGGTAAGAATGAAAGACTTGGCCTTCAAGGATGATTGCAGCCCTCCACACCTCACTTTTCTGGCCCTTGGGATTCCTCTGGCCATTCCCCCTTTCCCTAGGCATCACCATCACTGAGCTTCCTCTGTGTGCTTCTGCCTGGCTGTGAGGTGCTCTTtcactctgataatgcctcttgcttccctggatggagagGCGAATGGAAAAATTACAGCGCGATCCTACAAGTCCCACAGATTAATCGAGCAGGTTCCCCCACTTCAGTTTCttccaaccgggggggggggggcacccaagcCCCGCCTCCTTCTGCTTAGCCCCGCCCAGCGTCCTGCGGGGAAAAGAACGCGACTTGTCCATCGAGTTAGCAATTCAGTCACACTGCTGCAGTTCTTAGCAATACTTCCGGTCTTGACATTATTTCCTCACTCCTAGCAAAAAAAATAGGTTGCGGCCGAGTTTTCACCAGAGAGAACGACAAGGAAAGAGCTACACCGTCCTGCAACCATAGAGAGACGCAGCCTACGACAGCTCTCTGCTTGCACCGGAAGTTCTATTTTTTCTCCCACCGTCGGCGAGGTGCGCCGGAAGTCTCCGGGTTATCGTCATCAGCTCTGCGCCGGAAGTAGTCTCGGGGGACGGTGGTCCATGTAGCTGTAGGAGCGGTTGCTACCGACTTGGAAGAGCACTTGAGCCATGGCGGCTCCGGCGATTCCGCCCCCTCCGCCGCCGGGAGGGCCCCCCGGGGTGCCTGGAGGGGTGCCCGGGAAAGGGCCACCGGCGGCGGCcgcaggaggcggcggcggcggcgcgaagAGTGGAGAGGAGAGACTGAAGGAAATGGAAGCCGAGATGGCCCTGTGAGTGAAGCGGGGAGGACGCCCGTGGAGGCTCCCATTGCGGGGccctttgtttgggggggggggcagcgaagACCAGCCAAAATGGTTTCATGgccggagctgatgggagctggaagtctGGGGACACCTGGGAGATTTCAGGGGGctcctccatccctccctccctgtcttaCAGCGACAGTCAACGTTGACAGTGAACTCGCTGGAAAGAAAAGCGCTGCAGGTTCTAGGAAACGGGGCTGTGGAACCCAGGGCAGTGTTGGTAATGGGAGCTCCGAGTCTCCCTTGCGAGCTGGGATGCTTCCAGTTCAGAGCCCACCTTAGCCTTGTTCTCAGAGCTTAGGCAAACCATCCTCCTTTTTTGCCTCCTGATTTCAGTATGGGGCAGAGGTGTTCTGAAGTGAATATTTCTCCAAACAGCCCACTTTACAACTCTTGGTGTGGTTTGTCAATAGATTTTAAAACATTTGATGTTCttgtctgatgatgatgatggtgattattATTGATATTTATATCATGTCTTAATAGTAGTGTCCATGGCCCCCTTCCCCCTCATTTTATCTCCTCAACAAACCAGCAAAATTGATTAGGATGAAAGGTGATGCAGATTCCAGAGTATGCTTTGCTGCTGGCGGGGTGAGATTTGAACTTGGCCCTTCGTGGTCCTCGGCAAGGatataataaaaacaatcaaAATATCAAGCCAGTTGTTCAGATTAATAATGGAATGGTGTATGTGGAGCATTTGTATGGCAAAAGAATTGTATAAATGCTAAGGGTTCTTGTTTACAGGTTTGAGCAGGAGGTGCTGGGAGCTCCAGTATCCTTGCCTCCTGTTGCCCCTGTggtagaagctgtcccagttgccCTGGCAGTGCCAGCTGTGTCTGCAGTCCCGCCGGTCCCTGTCATCCGACCCATCATTGCCACCAACACCTACCAACAGGTGAGGAGTCTGCTTGAGACTTACCTTTTGCAATGCAGGATGCTTGCTGGACAGCTTTGAGGgacagggctgtagctcaatggtaaaaaacatactttgcatgcaaaaggtcctaggttGAAATACTAGCATCTCCAGTTGGGAATGGGAAAAAatatcctgcctgaaaccccaaagagctgctgacCATGAGTACTGTATAGAtcatgctgagctaaatggaccagtggtctcacTCTATATAAAACAGCTCCTGGCTTTCAGTAGAAGCCTTGAAATCTGGTGCAGGTGAGGAAGGCTGGGCTTTAGGATTAGAGGTTCAGATTACACATTtatagtttttaaaatatattggtgCTGTCACTTTTCCACTTTGGCTGAAGCAGTAGTTGTTGAtttaggtttttttaataaacaaagtGATAATAATAAAgtagaaataaaaatgtgcactccCCGCCCCGACCATTCCAttataactatccaacctcccaaaatttcagcacCTCTTGCGATaatttgacccctttccgttttaacagcacaaattctacaaatatcttccatatctcctcaaaatcatttctcctgcatgttccctgtcttaccttaataACACATGTTAATTTGTCATTAATTGctgtatcccacacctctttataccattcttccattttatattcaccttgccccTTGTTTATTTGTagtatttattgttgtttttccatTTCAACTTATTTTGCGTCAATTAAATCTAGTCTCCAACCTGGTATCAGGCTTCAGGCCCAGAGACCGGAAGTAAGAGTAATTAATTATATTCAGTTATTTAGTCCAAGATTTCCAAATATTTTACTGTCCTGGGTATTGAtcctttcttttttacttctACTATTTAAATGTAAGAGGTCCAATAATTTCTAATTGTCCATTTTTTTGTCTTCACAAGCCCTTTGCTTTAGATTCTTTTCCAGCCAATAAATTTGACGTCTGGCCCAGGGCTTGTGTCTAGCTCAGAAATTAAGTAGTAATGTTTATTATTTCACTACTCCAAATTACATTCCTGCCTGAAAAGTTCTTAAGGACTGACCTGTATTCTTTGCTTCATAATACTTGTTCTTCAGAGTGAGAAATCCATCCTTTAAAATATTTTCGCTCTGAGCTCTCAGTTTCTGCTGCTTACTCCATGGCCAGCAGAGCCTGCTCCCCCCATCCCAATTTAGGTTTTGATCAGTGTTTTGAAACAGTAGAATATTTCTTTTTAGCACATAGGTAATACAGTGTGGTGTAATTCTACAACAAACCATTCCTACAGCACTAACACTGTGTTTTTCTCTTCATTGCTACCTCACCCATTAGGTTGTGATGTGCAAGTCCTCTTTCAATCATGCCACTTTTATGTTCTATCCAGCACCTACCATGCTGCTGAGTCCAAGGCAGAATTGACACACACCATGTAAGTTAGATAGGCGCTTGATCTTCAGGAAGCAAGGATTACAGATAGTGTAGGgttttggtctgatgcagcagagcTGCCCTTAGGAAGCTGGGGTGATGAGGATGAATGTGTGAATACTAAACTTTCATACTTAACTGTTCATCTTACATCGCTGACATCTGTTCTTgccatttgtttcttttttttcttccaggtCCAGCAGAGTCTGGAAgcccgagcagcagcagcagccactgtgGTGGCCCCCATCGTGGCTCCTCCAGTGCCATTTGTGGGCCCAGGTATATAGCCAGTGCCTTTGTAATTCTATGCTTTCCTGGGGGATGTGAAGCCTGTGTCCCtccagttgttggactcccagctttcatcagcctcagccaccatggttggggctggtggaagtcgTAATCCAGTGACCtgtagggtcacaggttccccaccacaaCTGCAGTTATGTCAGATATTAAGTTGTGTCCCACCCAAAATGCTTAAGAGAATAAGCATTTAAATAATATTCTCTTAAATTGCTTAAGAGAATAAGCAATTAAAACAGATTAATAAATTGTTAAGGCGCTAAGATCACATCAGCAGAGGAATGagaaagctgtggccctccagctattgctggactacatTTACCATCATTCCTGGCCTTTGACCGTGTTGattggtgctgatggaagttgaaagtccagcatctggagagccacaggctccccatctcaaCTAAACCGAAAGAGCTAGGAATAAAACATTCAAGAACCTACAGGTCATAGGCCTGAAAGAAGAAATAAGTTTTCAGCTAGcttcagaagagcaagagggaagtGTTCAAAGAGAAATTCATACTTTGTTGACCCTGCAATAGAGTTATTTTAAGTGTTTCTTCCAATCACACCTCATATGGAGACAGGGCATGCAGAAAGGGACTCTCCAGCTGACCCCAGTGGCCAGGCAGGCTCATATTGGAGAAGACGATCCCTTCAAGTATACTGGTTGTCAGTCATTTAGGTTTTAAAGGCTAATTGCCAGCACTGTGAATTCAGCCTGGAAACAGCAAAGTTGATATAAAAGAGCCGAGATTGCAAAGATTGTGAAATGGGCTTTGTATGTCCAAGGGCCTTGAAATCCATTCTCTCTTCCCCCCAGCTGTCCCCCCGCAACGGCCCCCCATCCTCCGGCCGACCTTTGTGCCTCATGTTCTGCAGAGATCCGGTAAgatgtcttttttattatttgttggtTGGGTTCACTGTTTTGCAAGGAACATGGAGTGGGAGGTTTGGTGGGATTCTGTGGAGGCAGATAGGAAGCCATGATTCAGTGGGAGTGCACATGATTTGTATGGATGAAGgttcaggttcagtccccgggTTGAGGATATTGAGTAGCCGGGAACAGCCTCTGCTTTGAAGTTGATGGCACGGGGCTGGTGGTCAGGATTAGTCTGATTCACTATAGGTCTTCTTATtaagagtagggatggggaatctttgtGCTTCCTgaagttgttggactgcagctcatgTCATCCTTTaccgttgaccatgctggctgggctgttgggagttaaagtccaacagcatctggagagccagtttCCCCATCCTTGATGTAATGTATCTTCTTCTTATTCAGCACAGACGTAGGCTTTCTTTCACCGATCCTCTTCCTGTGACTCTTCCTGATAAGCAGGTttatcttaaaaagaaaaatccattGGGTTTCTAGCCATGTTTCCATTATAGCACAAGGTATGGGTGGCTTTAAAGAGTGTTAGCCTTCTTCCCCATGGATTTTCTATTGATGGCTGCTAGGAGCGATGGCCGTGTCCACTGTTTGAGACAGTATGCctatgaatgccagttgctgggaaccagaaATTTGGAGAGTGCTGTCACTCTCAGGttcttcttgtgggcttcccatagatatctggttggccactaggagaacagaatgttggactagatgggcctttggcgtGATGTCCCTATTGTGCCTCATGGCATTTGCACAGAAGTTGGGAAGAGGCCTGAACGCACATCACTCCATACCCTGTAGTCTCTGGGGCTCTCAGGGAATCCAGAGGCGTTTTGGGGTTCAGCTGACTTTGAAGGAAAAACCAATAATTTCTTCCCCTTTGAGCCACAgcgtattttatttattttttaatttctatactgctttatatttttaataaaaacctCAAATCGgtgtacagcatattaaatcaataaatcaataaaataatagccgggcgatgttcctccggcctcatgaggatcctcttcagtagggctggtGAATCTGGGcctcgccccctaggccaggtggaaagggccttgcagggagcgtaTAAACCA encodes the following:
- the COX6B1 gene encoding cytochrome c oxidase subunit 6B1, which produces MSETIKEKLENYRTAPFDSRFPNQNQTRNCWQNYLDFHRCEKAMNAKGGDPYVCQWYKRVYTSLCPVSWVTSWDERIEEGTFPGKI